From one Pyxidicoccus xibeiensis genomic stretch:
- a CDS encoding HEAT repeat domain-containing protein: MRTGARPFLLILALALGCNGSRDQLLADLQSPRPEVRALAVKKLADQGNADDLVLFTRAAKDLAAIVRAEAAVALGESQDPRVVDLLGELLEDPDEDVQGRAAMALSKVKNDKAKAYLTLQYGRRGRATRQVIVQALKSANVPGAMAEVVAAEAKAQWDRNLLALTEGVLPERVGAAEELGKSGRPEAVNRLLPLVRDSQVILAAAAVRGLGDAGDKRAVGAIALLLDESFPELRESAISALTKLQDPAAAPRLQAVAVEKSAVSPLALDAILAFPRSPQTDAALCAIVLEGAPPEALAAGRGMRSRGGCPVDPIGERLARPVTAASGLQAVAGLGPAALPLLGKVTPWLNQPDASLRMLAVEAVAAIGDASVVPALQKLYEQEATSLQALRADWVTQPLPERYGPGFDPSAAPTPRSGHAHGNDDRASKQATLMERVKALNATRARESGRAVVQPRVPTELHDDVEPERLAPLATLLRALGALKAPGALELLKGYTQDSSGPLRLAALTGLARLGPEGVELAKAGLLEPERDLQKALAQVLADAGDAGQSALVEMVPKMGSEKLVALDALTRGTGVPSSASASGVLQAVVREGGPEAALAAALLGRMSAKDAVPTLIKALDESNSVARRDVLLALGAIGDSQAAEVVARDLFHDLPEIRAAAASALKKIGTPAQSESLDALKSDYFLTVREAAGAALSRDAAAVEGAR, encoded by the coding sequence ATGCGAACCGGCGCGCGCCCCTTCCTCCTCATCCTGGCCCTGGCTCTCGGCTGCAACGGCAGCCGGGACCAGCTCCTCGCCGACCTCCAGAGCCCCCGGCCGGAGGTCCGGGCCCTGGCGGTGAAGAAGCTGGCGGACCAGGGCAACGCGGACGACCTCGTCCTCTTCACCCGCGCGGCCAAGGACCTGGCCGCCATCGTCCGGGCCGAGGCCGCCGTGGCGCTCGGCGAGAGCCAGGACCCCCGCGTGGTGGACCTGCTCGGCGAGCTGCTGGAGGACCCTGACGAGGACGTGCAGGGGCGCGCCGCCATGGCGCTCTCCAAGGTCAAGAACGACAAGGCCAAGGCCTACCTCACCCTCCAGTACGGCCGGAGGGGCCGCGCCACGCGGCAGGTCATCGTCCAGGCGCTCAAGAGCGCGAACGTCCCCGGCGCCATGGCGGAGGTGGTCGCCGCCGAGGCCAAGGCCCAGTGGGACCGCAACCTCCTGGCCCTCACCGAGGGCGTGCTGCCCGAGCGCGTGGGCGCCGCCGAGGAGCTGGGCAAGAGCGGCCGGCCCGAGGCGGTGAACCGCCTGCTGCCCCTGGTACGCGACAGCCAGGTCATCCTCGCCGCCGCCGCCGTGCGCGGCCTGGGAGACGCCGGGGACAAGCGCGCGGTGGGCGCCATCGCGCTGCTGCTGGACGAGAGCTTCCCGGAGCTGCGCGAGTCCGCCATCTCCGCGCTGACGAAGCTGCAGGACCCGGCCGCCGCGCCGCGCCTCCAGGCCGTGGCGGTGGAGAAGAGCGCCGTGAGCCCGCTGGCGCTCGACGCCATCCTCGCCTTCCCGCGCTCGCCGCAGACGGACGCCGCGCTGTGCGCCATCGTCCTGGAGGGCGCTCCCCCCGAGGCGCTGGCCGCGGGCCGGGGCATGCGCTCGCGGGGCGGCTGCCCGGTGGACCCCATCGGTGAGCGGCTGGCCCGCCCCGTCACCGCCGCCAGCGGCCTCCAGGCCGTGGCGGGCCTGGGACCGGCGGCGCTGCCGCTGCTGGGCAAGGTGACGCCGTGGCTCAACCAGCCGGACGCGTCGCTGCGGATGCTCGCGGTGGAGGCCGTGGCCGCCATCGGCGACGCCTCCGTGGTGCCCGCGCTGCAGAAGCTCTACGAGCAGGAGGCAACGAGCCTGCAGGCGCTGCGCGCCGACTGGGTGACGCAGCCGCTGCCGGAGCGCTATGGCCCGGGCTTCGACCCGTCCGCGGCGCCGACGCCCCGCTCGGGCCATGCCCATGGCAACGACGACCGGGCCTCCAAGCAGGCCACGCTGATGGAGCGCGTCAAGGCGCTCAACGCGACCCGCGCCCGGGAGTCCGGCCGCGCGGTGGTGCAGCCCCGCGTGCCCACCGAGCTGCACGACGACGTGGAGCCCGAGCGACTGGCGCCGTTGGCCACGCTGCTGCGTGCGCTCGGGGCGCTGAAGGCCCCGGGGGCGCTGGAGCTGCTCAAGGGCTACACGCAGGACTCGAGCGGTCCGCTGCGACTGGCGGCCCTGACGGGGCTGGCGCGGCTGGGGCCCGAGGGCGTGGAGCTGGCGAAGGCGGGGCTCCTCGAGCCCGAGCGCGACCTGCAGAAGGCGCTGGCGCAGGTGCTGGCGGACGCGGGTGACGCGGGCCAGTCCGCGCTGGTGGAGATGGTGCCGAAGATGGGCAGCGAGAAGCTGGTCGCGCTGGACGCGCTGACCCGTGGAACGGGCGTTCCGTCATCGGCTTCGGCCTCGGGGGTGCTCCAGGCCGTGGTGCGCGAGGGCGGTCCGGAGGCGGCGCTGGCGGCGGCGCTGCTCGGACGGATGAGCGCGAAGGACGCGGTGCCCACGCTCATCAAGGCGCTGGACGAGTCCAACAGCGTCGCGCGGCGGGACGTGCTGCTGGCGCTGGGCGCCATTGGCGACTCGCAGGCGGCCGAGGTGGTGGCGAGAGATTTGTTCCACGACCTGCCGGAGATTCGCGCCGCCGCGGCCTCCGCGCTGAAGAAGATTGGCACCCCCGCGCAGTCCGAGTCGCTGGACGCGCTCAAGAGCGACTACTTCCTCACGGTCCGTGAGGCGGCTGGGGCGGCGCTGAGCCGCGACGCCGCCGCCGTCGAGGGGGCTCGCTGA
- the scpB gene encoding SMC-Scp complex subunit ScpB, translating to MTTGRKGPRDDEAPEPGTPGGPGPFSEEEIAAVTGPGPDDELDEVEAAAIEEDSSDDEVTPDLETSFEKLVSKSRKLSPDRIRTVIESVLFVAERPLSVDELYLATGIERELIAEALNQLSGIHRDGISGIVLYEVAGGWQFRTDPHSGEYVRRYLRVKPQRLTRAAVETLAIIAYRQPVTRPEIEDIRGVDCGAVLKALIDRKLVKILGKREEVGRPILYGTTREFLEFFALKDLSALPTLREFHELTQEHREIVEKEAQPAPVAAGTVETLSDPNFTKRMEKSAAASEAALEELEEAIEAADRTQKVSSSVLDTPPKPVTGEEGPKPE from the coding sequence GTGACTACCGGTAGAAAAGGCCCGCGGGACGACGAAGCCCCCGAGCCGGGCACGCCCGGCGGCCCCGGACCCTTCTCCGAGGAGGAAATCGCCGCCGTCACCGGGCCCGGCCCGGACGACGAGCTGGACGAGGTGGAGGCGGCGGCCATCGAGGAGGACTCGTCGGACGACGAAGTCACGCCCGACCTGGAGACGTCCTTCGAGAAGCTCGTCTCCAAGAGCCGCAAGCTGTCGCCGGACCGCATCCGCACCGTCATCGAGAGCGTGCTCTTCGTGGCGGAGCGGCCCCTGTCCGTGGACGAGCTGTACCTGGCCACGGGCATCGAGCGCGAGCTCATCGCCGAGGCGCTCAACCAGCTGTCCGGCATCCACCGCGACGGCATCAGCGGCATCGTGCTGTATGAAGTCGCCGGCGGGTGGCAGTTCCGGACGGACCCGCACTCGGGTGAGTACGTGCGGCGCTACCTGCGGGTGAAGCCGCAGCGCCTCACGCGCGCGGCGGTGGAGACGCTGGCCATCATCGCGTACCGGCAGCCGGTGACGCGGCCGGAGATTGAGGACATCCGCGGGGTGGACTGCGGCGCCGTGCTGAAGGCGCTGATTGACAGGAAGTTGGTGAAGATCCTCGGCAAGCGCGAGGAGGTGGGGCGCCCCATCCTCTACGGCACCACGCGCGAGTTCCTGGAGTTCTTCGCCCTGAAGGACCTCTCGGCCCTGCCCACGCTGCGTGAGTTCCACGAGCTGACGCAGGAGCACCGGGAGATTGTAGAGAAGGAAGCGCAGCCAGCGCCGGTTGCGGCGGGTACCGTGGAGACGCTGTCGGACCCGAATTTCACGAAGCGGATGGAGAAGAGCGCGGCGGCGAGTGAGGCCGCGCTAGAGGAGCTGGAAGAGGCGATTGAAGCCGCTGACCGGACGCAGAAGGTCAGCTCCAGCGTCCTGGACACGCCCCCGAAGCCCGTGACGGGCGAAGAGGGGCCCAAGCCCGAGTGA
- a CDS encoding Uma2 family endonuclease: MGQGKGKKPATYEDIDELPVGGVGEIIADELYASPRPAYGHLRVASRLGALLTLPYEMAQGGPGGWWFLDEPELHFRTHVVVPDLAGWRRERVPEPPEAETPWLTQAPDWVCEVLSPSTMVKDRVRKLPLYHLEGAAHAWVIDPLSRTLEVFRSTDDGWARAGLHEGDGSVFAEPFGDIPLELGLLWTPEYRARERQSLP; encoded by the coding sequence ATGGGGCAGGGCAAGGGGAAGAAGCCGGCGACGTATGAGGACATCGACGAGCTGCCGGTCGGAGGGGTGGGGGAGATCATCGCGGACGAGCTCTACGCCTCACCCCGGCCGGCATACGGACATCTCCGGGTTGCCTCCAGGCTGGGGGCGCTGCTCACGCTTCCCTATGAAATGGCCCAGGGCGGCCCAGGTGGGTGGTGGTTCCTTGACGAGCCGGAGCTGCACTTCAGGACCCACGTGGTCGTGCCGGACCTGGCTGGCTGGCGCCGGGAGCGTGTGCCGGAGCCTCCGGAGGCCGAAACGCCCTGGCTGACGCAAGCGCCGGACTGGGTCTGTGAGGTGCTTTCCCCGTCCACCATGGTCAAGGACCGAGTGCGCAAGCTGCCCCTGTATCACCTGGAGGGCGCCGCTCACGCGTGGGTCATCGACCCGCTCAGCCGAACCCTGGAGGTCTTCCGGAGTACGGACGACGGGTGGGCCCGCGCTGGACTCCACGAAGGCGACGGCAGCGTCTTCGCGGAGCCTTTTGGCGATATCCCCCTGGAGTTGGGGCTGTTGTGGACGCCCGAATACCGAGCGCGTGAGCGGCAGTCTCTTCCGTGA
- a CDS encoding pseudouridine synthase → MAAERLQKYLARAGVASRRHAEELITAGRVTVNNETVTELGSRVEPGKDLVAVDGTLVTPPDETSYYILYKPIGVVTTLSDPQGRPTVANYVEETGKRLFPVGRLDYDAEGALLFTDDGALAHKLTHPSFQVPRMYLAKVKGAPDPATLNKLRGGVRLEDGMATPLSVDVFEAAERNTWLKIVVAEGRPHLIKRLCAAVGHPVVRLFRPAYAGVGVEGMRPGELRSLKSSEVELLNAVSDGRAQAPAVELRLPPRRHGRAAPGFESDEEELSMDDDAPAPRKASAAEGRPEKRERKPATEGGTGQVRFGRTRAGADEGRPPRRESRGGGDEGGAPRSRGAGGEDRPRARSFGAAGAGRPERKEWSAGGGASRAPRGEGRPVRKEWSGGEEGASPRSAGGESTPRARGFGVGGAGRPERKEWSPAGAGARGPRAEGRPERKTWGAGAEEGGAPRSRGAGRPERKEWSAGGDEGAAPRSRGAGAPERKSWGAGGDEGGAPRSRGAGRPERKEWSPRGAAAGASRGEGRPERKSWGAGGDEGGAPRSRGAGGEDRPRARPFGAAGAGRPVRKTWGAGGDEGGAPRSRGAGGEDRPRARGFGAGRAGGEDRPRSRTFVAGGAGGEDRPRSRGFGGAGRPERGAGGTDRPRFGGAGRADRGAGGEDRPRARSFGAGRPERGAGGEDRPRARSFGAGRPERGAGGSDRPRFGGAGRPERGAGGSDRPRFGGAGRSEGGPRGRSFGTGGAGRPERKSFSPRGGAGASRGEGRPERREWKPRDSEGGAPRGRGGPGGRSAAGGEGARGAGGRPARKEWKPTDDRGNPNERVVRAGARGPRAERGASEKSGGFQDWGKKKERGAAPRWSNEGPRGGAGRPPPRGPRRPR, encoded by the coding sequence ATGGCTGCCGAACGACTACAGAAGTACCTGGCCCGCGCGGGAGTGGCATCGCGCCGGCACGCAGAAGAGCTCATCACCGCGGGCCGTGTGACGGTGAACAACGAGACGGTGACGGAGCTGGGCAGCCGGGTGGAGCCGGGCAAGGACCTGGTCGCGGTGGACGGGACGCTCGTCACGCCGCCGGATGAGACGTCGTATTACATCCTCTACAAGCCCATCGGCGTCGTGACGACGCTGTCGGATCCGCAGGGCCGGCCCACGGTGGCCAACTACGTGGAGGAGACGGGCAAGCGGCTGTTCCCGGTGGGACGGCTGGACTACGACGCGGAGGGCGCGCTGCTCTTCACGGACGACGGGGCGCTGGCGCACAAGCTGACGCACCCGAGCTTCCAGGTGCCGCGCATGTACCTGGCGAAGGTGAAGGGCGCGCCGGACCCGGCCACGCTGAACAAGCTGCGCGGTGGCGTGCGGCTCGAGGACGGCATGGCCACGCCGCTGTCGGTGGACGTGTTCGAGGCGGCGGAGCGCAACACGTGGCTGAAGATTGTGGTGGCCGAAGGCCGGCCGCACCTCATCAAGCGGCTGTGCGCCGCGGTGGGGCACCCGGTGGTGCGCCTGTTCCGTCCGGCGTACGCGGGCGTGGGCGTGGAGGGCATGCGGCCCGGAGAGCTGCGCTCGCTGAAGTCCTCCGAGGTGGAGCTGCTCAACGCGGTGTCGGATGGCCGGGCGCAGGCGCCCGCCGTGGAGCTGAGGCTGCCGCCCCGCCGGCACGGGCGCGCGGCGCCGGGCTTCGAGTCGGACGAGGAAGAGCTGTCGATGGACGATGACGCTCCGGCGCCCCGGAAGGCCTCGGCGGCGGAGGGCCGTCCCGAGAAGCGGGAGCGCAAGCCCGCCACCGAGGGTGGCACCGGGCAGGTCCGGTTTGGCCGCACGCGTGCTGGCGCGGACGAGGGGCGTCCGCCGCGCCGCGAGTCGCGTGGTGGTGGTGACGAGGGCGGTGCGCCCCGGAGCCGTGGCGCGGGTGGCGAGGACAGGCCGCGCGCCCGGAGCTTCGGTGCTGCCGGCGCGGGTCGCCCGGAGCGCAAGGAGTGGAGCGCGGGTGGCGGTGCCAGCCGTGCGCCTCGCGGTGAGGGGCGTCCCGTGCGCAAGGAGTGGAGCGGCGGCGAGGAGGGTGCGTCGCCTCGCAGCGCGGGTGGCGAGTCCACGCCGCGGGCCCGGGGCTTCGGGGTCGGCGGTGCCGGCCGTCCCGAGCGCAAGGAGTGGAGCCCGGCGGGTGCTGGGGCCCGTGGGCCTCGCGCCGAGGGTCGTCCGGAGCGCAAGACGTGGGGCGCCGGTGCTGAAGAGGGCGGTGCGCCTCGCAGCCGGGGTGCTGGTCGTCCCGAGCGCAAGGAGTGGAGCGCCGGTGGTGATGAGGGTGCTGCGCCCCGGAGCCGGGGGGCGGGTGCCCCCGAGCGCAAGTCGTGGGGCGCTGGTGGTGATGAGGGCGGTGCGCCTCGGAGCCGTGGCGCCGGTCGTCCCGAGCGCAAGGAGTGGAGCCCTCGGGGTGCGGCCGCTGGTGCCTCGCGAGGCGAGGGCCGTCCGGAGCGCAAGTCTTGGGGCGCGGGTGGCGACGAGGGCGGTGCGCCTCGCAGCCGCGGCGCGGGTGGTGAGGACCGGCCTCGGGCTCGCCCCTTCGGTGCTGCTGGCGCGGGTCGGCCGGTGCGCAAGACGTGGGGCGCGGGTGGCGACGAGGGCGGAGCGCCCCGGAGCCGTGGCGCCGGTGGTGAGGACAGGCCTCGTGCGCGTGGCTTCGGCGCGGGCCGTGCGGGAGGGGAGGACAGGCCTCGTTCCCGTACCTTCGTCGCCGGTGGTGCCGGTGGCGAGGACAGGCCTCGTTCGCGCGGCTTCGGTGGCGCGGGTCGCCCCGAGCGTGGCGCGGGTGGTACGGACCGGCCGCGTTTCGGTGGTGCGGGTCGTGCGGACCGCGGCGCGGGTGGCGAGGACAGGCCGCGTGCCCGGAGCTTCGGCGCCGGTCGCCCCGAGCGGGGCGCCGGTGGTGAGGACAGGCCGCGTGCCCGGAGCTTCGGCGCCGGTCGCCCCGAGCGGGGTGCGGGCGGCTCGGACCGGCCGCGTTTCGGTGGCGCCGGTCGCCCCGAGCGTGGCGCGGGCGGCTCGGACCGGCCGCGTTTCGGTGGCGCGGGTCGCTCAGAGGGCGGGCCTCGGGGCCGCAGCTTCGGCACGGGCGGCGCGGGCCGCCCCGAGCGCAAGTCCTTCAGCCCTCGCGGTGGAGCGGGTGCCTCGCGCGGCGAAGGCCGTCCGGAGCGCCGGGAGTGGAAGCCGCGGGACTCCGAGGGCGGCGCGCCTCGGGGCCGGGGTGGCCCGGGAGGGCGCTCGGCCGCCGGCGGTGAGGGTGCAAGAGGAGCAGGCGGCCGTCCGGCTCGCAAGGAGTGGAAGCCGACCGACGACCGGGGCAACCCCAACGAGCGCGTCGTCCGGGCCGGTGCCCGGGGACCCAGGGCCGAGCGGGGGGCCTCCGAGAAGTCCGGCGGCTTCCAGGACTGGGGCAAGAAGAAGGAGCGGGGCGCGGCGCCTCGCTGGAGCAACGAGGGCCCACGAGGGGGAGCAGGCCGCCCCCCTCCCCGGGGTCCCCGCCGTCCCCGCTGA
- a CDS encoding DUF4388 domain-containing protein, with protein MESFNGSLASYRLQMVMPPLFTAPGVEGTLRVERGAVRRCFHVKDGYLVGESSNDPREHLSQVLVSLRILDAPRAAAAFEAAEGAGTPYGTFLVQRCFVELPRLIEALEHKAREALFDCYSWESGEVEFTPGPSPLPRAVGMKLPLATLHRDAVSRLREWTMFRDIFPRLDVTFRVFREFAVETYSEEEDVLLDLAAGGATLGEMLATAKEAPLFAARWVLHLYRRGALAPQRAKGPQLGESAELAELLNLVKRFLESGKYDHAVALAAQVLERGPVPEAHALYREAEVRLTLALSDELFALDGRLVFEPIPRPTPPDLTADDLYLYSKLRGSRSIRQALRTAAMGELAASRSVHRLMASGLIRVAPLPGSERTATPRRTSTDPYGVPIAGVGT; from the coding sequence ATGGAGTCATTCAACGGAAGTCTCGCCAGCTATCGCCTGCAGATGGTGATGCCGCCGCTCTTCACGGCCCCCGGGGTCGAGGGGACGCTGAGGGTGGAGCGGGGCGCGGTGCGGCGCTGCTTCCACGTGAAGGACGGGTACCTGGTGGGCGAGAGCTCCAATGACCCGCGCGAGCACCTCTCGCAGGTGCTGGTGAGCCTGCGCATCCTGGACGCGCCCCGGGCGGCGGCGGCCTTCGAGGCGGCGGAGGGCGCGGGCACGCCGTACGGCACCTTCCTGGTGCAGCGCTGCTTCGTGGAGCTGCCCCGGCTCATCGAGGCGCTGGAGCACAAGGCGCGCGAGGCCCTCTTCGACTGCTACTCCTGGGAGTCGGGCGAGGTGGAGTTCACCCCGGGCCCGTCTCCCCTGCCCCGGGCGGTGGGCATGAAGCTGCCGCTGGCGACGCTGCACCGGGACGCGGTGTCGCGGCTGCGCGAGTGGACGATGTTCCGCGACATCTTCCCGCGCCTGGACGTGACGTTCCGCGTGTTTCGCGAGTTCGCCGTGGAGACGTACTCCGAGGAGGAGGACGTGCTGCTGGACCTCGCGGCGGGCGGGGCCACGCTGGGTGAGATGCTGGCGACCGCGAAGGAGGCGCCGCTGTTCGCCGCGCGCTGGGTGCTGCACCTGTACCGGCGCGGGGCGCTGGCGCCGCAGCGGGCAAAGGGCCCGCAGCTGGGCGAGTCCGCGGAGCTGGCGGAGCTGCTGAACCTGGTGAAGCGCTTCCTGGAGTCGGGGAAGTACGACCACGCGGTGGCGCTGGCGGCGCAGGTGCTGGAGCGCGGGCCGGTGCCGGAGGCGCACGCGCTGTACCGCGAGGCGGAGGTGCGGCTGACGCTGGCCCTGAGCGACGAGCTCTTCGCGCTGGACGGGCGGCTCGTCTTCGAGCCGATTCCGCGCCCCACCCCGCCGGACCTGACGGCGGATGACCTGTACCTGTACTCGAAGCTGCGGGGCAGCCGGAGCATCCGGCAGGCGCTGCGCACGGCGGCCATGGGCGAGCTGGCGGCGTCGCGCTCGGTGCACCGGCTGATGGCGTCCGGGCTGATTCGCGTGGCGCCGCTGCCAGGAAGCGAGCGGACGGCCACGCCCCGGCGCACGAGCACGGACCCGTACGGCGTGCCCATTGCCGGCGTGGGGACCTGA
- a CDS encoding segregation and condensation protein A — protein sequence MSEGGRAPADEALRDGELPRSPGDSFRVALPNFEGPLDLLLHLIKEHRVDIFDIPLALITEKYLAHLERMREINLDIAGEFLVMASTLAHLKSRMLLPRQDAAAVPEGAEALAAVEEAEDPRAELVRRLLEYQKYKDSAEQLAAQDLLGRDVFTRNVPVESVPIPEDEVGLQEFSVLKLVEALDRVLERLQPKLQHEVVRERVTLSEAILRVVERLRPHGQVLFESLFTEEDTPSRQEIVITFLAILEMVKRRLIRVVQDEPLGPILLLPNGDALEKLAPTEVDDSDYR from the coding sequence GTGAGTGAGGGTGGACGCGCACCGGCCGATGAGGCCCTTCGTGATGGGGAGCTGCCCCGCAGTCCGGGTGACTCCTTCCGCGTCGCGCTGCCCAACTTCGAGGGTCCGCTGGACCTGCTGCTCCATCTCATCAAGGAGCACCGGGTCGACATCTTCGACATCCCCCTGGCGCTGATCACGGAGAAGTACCTGGCGCACCTGGAGCGGATGCGGGAGATCAACCTGGACATCGCCGGCGAGTTCCTGGTGATGGCCTCCACGCTGGCGCACCTCAAGTCCCGCATGCTGCTGCCCCGGCAGGACGCCGCGGCGGTGCCCGAGGGCGCGGAGGCCCTGGCGGCCGTGGAGGAGGCGGAGGACCCGCGCGCGGAGCTGGTGCGGCGCCTGCTCGAGTATCAGAAGTACAAGGACTCCGCCGAGCAGCTGGCGGCGCAAGACCTGCTCGGCCGCGACGTCTTCACCCGCAACGTGCCGGTGGAGTCAGTGCCCATCCCCGAGGACGAGGTGGGGCTGCAGGAGTTCAGCGTCCTCAAGCTGGTGGAGGCGCTGGACCGGGTGCTGGAGCGCTTGCAGCCCAAGCTGCAGCACGAGGTGGTGCGCGAGCGGGTGACGCTGTCCGAGGCCATCCTCCGCGTCGTCGAGCGCCTGCGCCCCCATGGACAGGTCCTCTTCGAGAGCCTGTTCACCGAGGAGGACACTCCTTCGCGGCAGGAGATCGTCATCACCTTCCTCGCCATCCTGGAGATGGTGAAGCGGCGGCTCATCCGGGTGGTCCAGGACGAGCCGCTCGGTCCCATCCTGCTGCTACCCAACGGGGACGCCCTGGAGAAGCTGGCTCCCACGGAGGTCGACGACAGTGACTACCGGTAG
- the trpS gene encoding tryptophan--tRNA ligase, with the protein MRILSGVQSSGKLHLGNYYGALRQFVQLQDEAGAEAYFFIANLHALNTIREPKLALELTRDAAITYLALGLDPKKAVLFRQSDVREVLELYWILGTVTPHAHLERAHSYKDKVAKGISPDFGLFAYPVLMAADILLYSADVVPVGRDQVQHIEFARDWAVKFNTQYVPGYDPADPDGKERGHTPGILKLPSSRIQESTAVVPGIDGLKMSKSYGNTIDLFGDEKEIKKRIMSIKTDSTPVEAPKPLELVIGDEKVPSPLYQLLKVMLPESDFRDVDASWKAGGKGYGDYKKKLLEAYHATFGPARQRYAELVADPAEVERILQEGAHRARSEATRLMDKVRGAVGIP; encoded by the coding sequence ATGCGGATCCTCTCAGGCGTGCAGTCGTCCGGAAAGCTGCACCTCGGCAACTACTACGGCGCGCTCCGCCAGTTCGTGCAGCTCCAGGACGAGGCTGGCGCCGAGGCGTACTTCTTCATCGCCAACCTGCATGCGCTCAACACCATCCGGGAGCCGAAGCTCGCGCTGGAGCTGACCCGGGACGCCGCCATCACCTACCTGGCGCTCGGGTTGGACCCGAAGAAGGCCGTCCTCTTCCGGCAGAGCGACGTGCGCGAGGTGCTCGAGCTGTACTGGATCCTGGGCACCGTGACGCCGCACGCGCACCTGGAGCGGGCCCACAGCTACAAGGACAAGGTGGCCAAGGGCATCAGCCCGGACTTCGGCCTCTTCGCGTACCCGGTGCTGATGGCCGCCGACATCCTGCTCTACAGCGCGGACGTGGTGCCCGTGGGCAGGGACCAGGTGCAGCACATCGAGTTCGCGCGTGACTGGGCCGTGAAGTTCAACACCCAGTACGTCCCCGGCTACGACCCGGCGGACCCGGACGGCAAGGAGCGCGGCCACACGCCCGGCATCCTCAAGCTGCCGTCCTCGCGCATCCAGGAGTCCACCGCGGTGGTGCCCGGCATCGACGGCCTGAAGATGTCGAAATCGTACGGCAACACCATTGATCTCTTCGGGGACGAGAAGGAGATCAAGAAGCGCATCATGTCCATCAAGACGGACTCCACGCCCGTGGAGGCACCCAAGCCGCTGGAGCTCGTCATTGGCGACGAGAAGGTGCCGTCACCGCTCTACCAGCTGCTCAAGGTGATGCTGCCCGAGTCCGACTTCCGCGACGTGGACGCGTCCTGGAAGGCGGGCGGGAAGGGCTACGGGGACTACAAGAAGAAGCTCCTGGAGGCCTACCATGCGACCTTCGGCCCGGCCCGTCAGCGGTACGCCGAGCTGGTAGCCGACCCGGCCGAGGTGGAGCGCATCCTCCAGGAGGGCGCCCACCGGGCCCGCTCGGAAGCCACCCGCCTGATGGACAAGGTCCGCGGCGCGGTGGGCATCCCCTGA
- a CDS encoding Uma2 family endonuclease, with product MVCVKKRATYADLEALSAEWVGELIGDGLVARRRSVRHQFTCTRLLHLLVRAFDLGFDGPGGWCLLPAPELRFGRDVLVPDLAGWRQGRIADDVGRDAHFVSTAPDWLCEVVEFPSAPADRELKLPLYHCMGVGLVWVIDPLRCTVEVYRRQAGGWLCTEFHEGRSPVHAEPFGDVPLELGLLWMSDRPVECLPSR from the coding sequence ATGGTGTGCGTGAAGAAGCGGGCGACGTACGCGGATCTCGAGGCGCTGTCCGCGGAATGGGTGGGTGAGCTGATAGGTGACGGGCTGGTCGCACGGCGGCGCTCGGTGAGGCACCAGTTCACGTGCACCCGGCTGCTCCATCTGCTCGTACGTGCCTTCGACCTTGGGTTTGATGGGCCGGGGGGGTGGTGTCTCCTCCCTGCACCGGAGCTGCGCTTCGGGCGGGATGTGCTCGTTCCCGACCTCGCGGGTTGGCGCCAGGGGCGTATCGCGGATGACGTCGGGCGGGACGCTCACTTCGTGTCGACCGCGCCGGACTGGCTCTGCGAAGTTGTGGAGTTCCCCTCCGCGCCCGCGGACCGCGAGCTCAAGCTGCCGCTGTATCACTGCATGGGGGTCGGTCTCGTATGGGTCATCGACCCGCTCCGGTGCACCGTGGAGGTGTACCGACGTCAGGCGGGCGGGTGGCTCTGCACCGAGTTCCATGAAGGGCGGAGCCCGGTGCATGCGGAGCCCTTCGGCGACGTGCCCCTGGAGCTGGGGCTGCTGTGGATGTCAGACAGGCCCGTAGAGTGCCTACCCTCCAGGTAG